Proteins encoded within one genomic window of Cyprinus carpio isolate SPL01 chromosome B22, ASM1834038v1, whole genome shotgun sequence:
- the LOC109108693 gene encoding uncharacterized protein LOC109108693, with translation MKEPVVIGLFCGPKKPSSAKEFLGDFVAELQQLEKGFEIEGKTLKLELDTVICDTPARSFVKNTKNHNGYHGCDKCSQPGKYINRRMTYPYTDYPLRTDDSFENMVDESHHHEGPHPFHGSSVGMVSQFPLDYMHLVCLGVVRRLLNIWLRGPLNFRVPANIAERMSAKLVEMRSYIPVEFARKPRSLRELDRWKATEFRQFLLYTGPVVLGTFLDRNMYSNFMLLFSGIAILVSPRLSCHTQYAHTLLRSFVSHFGEIYGKDQLVYNVHSLVHLADEVQRHGCLDAFSAFPYESYLNKLKRLVRKPDFPLAQIIRRLSEMRITETPLNGASFKKQHFVGPLVDGLSVKAQYGEMACDKWTVKVSTGDNMFVIGNEICIIHNIVECSDGVYVVYKEFSEKSLFFTYPFNSEYLNIHIISQTSDILKCVKASELVQKCVALPHRDGFVAIPLFHTF, from the coding sequence ATGAAAGAACCAGTAGTGATAGGTTTGTTTTGTGGACCAAAGAAACCAAGCTCAGCAAAAGAGTTTCTTGGAGATTTTGTTGCTGAGTTACAACAGCTTGAGAAAGGTTTTGAAATAGAGGGTAAGACATTGAAGCTCGAACTGGACACAGTGATTTGTGACACACCAGCCAGGTCCTTTGTTAAAAACACAAAGAACCACAATGGCTACCATGGTTGTGACAAATGTTCTCAGCCTGGAAAATACATTAACAGACGCATGACATACCCATATACAGACTATCCTCTAAGGACAGATGATTCATTTGAAAACATGGTTGATGAGAGTCATCATCATGAGGGGCCACATCCATTTCATGGCAGTAGTGTTGGCATGGTTTCACAATTCCCTCTTGATTATATGCATTTGGTTTGTTTAGGTGTGGTTAGGCGCTTGTTGAATATTTGGCTCAGGGGTCCTCTGAATTTCAGAGTACCTGCAAACATAGCAGAAAGAATGTCTGCTAAACTAGTAGAAATGCGTTCCTATATTCCTGTGGAGTTTGCCCGAAAGCCCAGATCGCTGAGGGAGTTAGATCGCTGGAAGGCAACTGAGTTTAGGCAGTTTCTGCTGTACACCGGACCTGTAGTGTTAGGTACCTTTCTGGACCGAAATATGTACAGCAATTTCATGCTACTCTTCTCTGGTATTGCTATTTTAGTAAGTCCTAGACTATCCTGCCACACACAGTATGCTCACACCTTGCTTAGATCTTTTGTTTCTCACTTTGGTGAAATATATGGCAAAGATCAACTTGTTTATAATGTACATTCTTTGGTTCATCTGGCAGATGAAGTACAACGACATGGTTGTCTTGACGCATTTTCTGCATTTCCCTATGAAAGTTACCTGAACAAGCTAAAAAGGCTTGTTAGAAAACCAGACTTTCCCCTTGCCCAAATTATTCGTCGATTGTCAGAGATGAGAATTACTGAAACTCCTTTAAATGGTGCctcttttaaaaaacagcattttgttgGGCCACTTGTAGATGGACTGTCAGTGAAAGCACAGTATGGTGAGATGGCATGTGACAAGTGGACAGTTAAAGTTTCAACTGGGGATAACATGTTTGTCATTGGAAATGAGATTTGCATTATACATAACATTGTGGAATGCAGTGATGGAGTGTACGTAGTATACAAAGAATTTTCAGAGAAATCTTTGTTCTTCACTTACCCATTCAATTCTGAATATCTGAATATCCATATCATTTCACAAACATCAGATATACTCAAGTGTGTTAAAGCTTCAGAGCTTGTCCAGAAATGTGTTGCTTTACCTCATAGGGATGGTTTTGTGGCCATACccttatttcatacattttag